A stretch of the Neodiprion lecontei isolate iyNeoLeco1 chromosome 4, iyNeoLeco1.1, whole genome shotgun sequence genome encodes the following:
- the LOC124294138 gene encoding uncharacterized protein LOC124294138, protein MLEMIVQRTNEEIDRREEGNVENRPSFCKNVDIVELKAFIGLLYFAGLEKNNHTNLGDLWSPEFGYNLYRAVMTERRFQYLLQNFRFDDKNTRDARIEEHALAHIKELWDAFIANCKRYYSPSTNCTTDDQFLGFRGRFGARVYIANKPDKYGIKIVTCNNVQTPYLIDAEPYVGKVETARGESVPSYYIKKLTEHIQNSGRNVTCDSWFMSIKIVQEMKDNYSLTMVGTWRKNKPKIPGTFTQSAAAGTVRIAYADGMTLLSYCPKRNKVVLLLSSLHKAGRMDEKIGKPEIVGFHNATKGGIDTFDELCKNYTTNRTTKRWPMRLFFGMLDRAGVNSAVLYNLREANPTLARHTFLKELVHGLIKPCLEQRL, encoded by the coding sequence ATGCTCGAAATGATTGTTCAGCGTACCAACGAAGAAATCGATCGACGAGAAGAAGGAAACGTTGAAAATCGTCCatcattttgtaaaaacgtcGATATAGTCGAGCTGAAAGCTTTCATCGGATTGTTATATTTTGCGGGTCTGGAAAAAAACAATCACACAAATTTGGGAGATCTGTGGAGCCCTGAGTTCGGGTATAATTTGTACCGAGCTGTTATGACGGAACGTCGGTTTCAGTaccttttgcaaaattttcggtttgACGACAAGAATACGCGAGATGCAAGAATAGAAGAACACGCTTTAGCTCACATAAAAGAACTGTGGGATGCATTCATAGCGAATTGCAAGAGGTATTATTCGCCTTCTACTAATTGTACGACCGACGATCAATTTCTTGGATTTCGTGGCCGTTTCGGAGCGAGAGTATACATTGCCAATAAGCCGGATAAATacggaataaaaattgttacttGCAACAACGTCCAAACACCGTACCTGATAGACGCTGAACCTTATGTTGGGAAGGTGGAAACAGCCAGAGGAGAGAGCGTGCCGAGTTATTACATCAAGAAATTGACGGAGCACATACAAAATTCTGGACGCAACGTTACCTGCGACAGCTGGTTTATGTCTATAAAGATTGTTCAAGAGATGAAGGACAATTACTCTTTGACAATGGTTGGCACGTGGCGAAAAAACAAGCCCAAAATACCAGGGACTTTTACACAATCAGCTGCTGCCGGCACGGTGCGGATCGCGTACGCTGATGGAATGACGTTGCTATCCTACTGTCCAAAAAGGAACAAGGTAGTTTTGCTATTATCCAGCTTGCACAAAGCGGGCCGAATGGACGAAAAAATTGGCAAGCCAGAAATCGTGGGTTTTCACAACGCCACAAAAGGTGGAATTGATACATTTGACGAGCTCTGTAAGAACTACACAACGAACCGTACCACCAAACGATGGCCTATGCGTCTCTTTTTCGGAATGCTGGATCGGGCAGGCGTGAACAGCGCCGTTTTATATAATTTAAGAGAAGCCAACCCCACCCTGGCTCGTCACACTTTTTTGAAAGAGTTGGTCCACGGTTTAATAAAACCGTGTTTAGAACAACGTCTGTGA